The DNA sequence TAAAAAAGCAGCGTACCAGCTGCTTTCAGATATCGTGTAGTTATTGCCCGTAACTTTCCTCTGCGACCATCAAAGCGATTTCTTGCCCCTCCGTTTTACTAAATCGACGTTTCGCACGTTCCATGACATCGATAACTCTGCCATGTTTGGCAAGTCTGTCGGCTTTAATGATGAGTGTCGTAATTTGAGACTCTTTTGATGACAGATACATTTCCATATGATCTAGTGTTAGCATCTCCAAATCATCAAATGAGATCCTGCCATCTGCACTGATAAAGAGATTGAATTTCTTGCGCGGAAAGTCGTGCTTTGTCGCTGACTCCGGTAGCGTTATAGTAA is a window from the Candidatus Poribacteria bacterium genome containing:
- a CDS encoding biopolymer transporter ExbD gives rise to the protein MAVQMRTGTEKERGQALMMEPMIDCVFLLLIFFMVSAIMRVPPPFTITLPESATKHDFPRKKFNLFISADGRISFDDLEMLTLDHMEMYLSSKESQITTLIIKADRLAKHGRVIDVMERAKRRFSKTEGQEIALMVAEESYGQ